The Methylobacterium sp. PvR107 genome contains a region encoding:
- the mnmA gene encoding tRNA 2-thiouridine(34) synthase MnmA, which produces MNALDLPKAPHETRVVVAMSGGVDSSVVAGLLKRQGFDVVGVTLQLYDHGAATHRKGACCAGQDINDARAAAEHLGIPHYVLDYEDRFRDAVIEKFAESYLAGETPIPCVECNRTVKFRDLLGLARDLNADALATGHYVASRALPGGGRALHRALDPARDQSYFLYATTAEQLDFLRFPLGELEKTETRALAKELGLSLAEKPDSQDICFVPQGRYSDVIARLRPDAARPGEIVDLAGHVLGRHDGIVHYTVGQRKGLGLSGPEPLYVVRLEPDLARVVVGPRTALATTRIRLSDLNWLGEGPIEAVRDLPVAVRVRSTRPPRPATLTAGPDGTAEIVLAEPEDGVSPGQACAIYADDGPRARVLGGGTIRRVDALSARPREAA; this is translated from the coding sequence ATGAACGCCCTCGATCTTCCCAAAGCCCCCCACGAGACGCGCGTCGTCGTCGCCATGTCGGGCGGCGTCGATTCCTCCGTGGTGGCAGGCCTGCTGAAGCGGCAGGGCTTCGACGTGGTCGGCGTGACCCTTCAGCTCTACGATCACGGCGCGGCGACGCATCGCAAGGGCGCCTGCTGCGCCGGCCAGGACATCAACGACGCCCGGGCCGCAGCCGAGCATCTCGGCATCCCGCACTACGTCCTGGATTACGAGGACCGGTTCCGCGACGCGGTGATCGAGAAGTTCGCCGAGAGCTATCTCGCGGGCGAGACACCGATCCCCTGCGTCGAGTGCAATCGCACGGTGAAGTTCCGCGATCTGCTCGGCCTCGCCCGGGACCTGAACGCCGACGCGCTCGCCACCGGCCACTACGTGGCGAGCCGCGCGCTGCCGGGCGGCGGGCGGGCACTGCATCGCGCCCTCGATCCCGCGCGGGACCAGAGCTACTTCCTCTACGCCACCACGGCCGAGCAGCTGGACTTCCTGCGCTTCCCGCTGGGCGAGCTGGAGAAGACCGAGACCCGCGCGCTCGCGAAGGAGCTCGGCCTGTCGCTCGCCGAGAAGCCTGACAGCCAGGACATCTGCTTCGTGCCGCAGGGCCGGTACAGCGACGTGATCGCCCGCCTCCGCCCGGATGCGGCGCGGCCCGGCGAGATCGTCGACCTCGCGGGGCACGTGCTCGGCCGACACGATGGCATCGTTCACTACACGGTGGGACAGCGGAAGGGCCTCGGCCTGTCGGGGCCCGAGCCGCTCTACGTGGTGCGCCTGGAGCCGGATCTGGCCCGCGTGGTGGTCGGTCCGCGCACCGCGCTGGCCACGACCCGCATCCGCCTCTCGGACCTGAACTGGCTTGGCGAGGGCCCGATCGAGGCCGTGCGCGATCTCCCCGTGGCGGTGCGCGTGCGCTCGACCCGGCCGCCGCGCCCGGCGACGCTCACGGCCGGGCCCGACGGCACCGCCGAGATCGTGCTCGCCGAGCCTGAGGACGGCGTGTCGCCGGGCCAGGCCTGCGCGATCTACGCGGATGACGGCCCCCGGGCGCGGGTGCTGGGCGGCGGCACCATCCGGCGCGTCGACGCGTTGTCGGCCCGGCCCCGCGAGGCCGCCTGA
- a CDS encoding TVP38/TMEM64 family protein has protein sequence MRDIAPAPVAQGRWRRWLRWLPLVLLLGVSAIALVSGAAHLLSLDRLLASRAWLRGFVEVGYLRALVAAYCLYVGAVVVSVPATLILTMICGFLFGILPGALTAVCAATTGAAIVFAIGRGPGADLLRRIGGTRLAGLAEGFRRDAFGYIVILRLLPLFPFWVTNIAPAAFGVKMRVFVLATFLGLLPGALVYATTGAGIEDVVAAHETAKAACLAAGEGGCDNALALRALVTPKMVAGLALLAIFALASLLVSRRARRC, from the coding sequence GTGAGGGACATCGCGCCCGCACCCGTCGCCCAGGGGCGCTGGCGTCGGTGGTTGCGCTGGCTGCCGCTCGTGCTGCTCCTGGGCGTGTCGGCGATCGCGCTCGTCTCGGGGGCCGCGCATCTTCTCAGCCTCGATCGACTCCTCGCCTCGCGCGCATGGCTGCGCGGCTTCGTGGAAGTCGGCTATCTGCGCGCGCTGGTTGCAGCCTACTGCCTCTATGTCGGGGCTGTCGTGGTGTCGGTGCCGGCCACGCTGATCCTGACCATGATCTGCGGCTTCCTGTTCGGGATCCTGCCGGGGGCGCTCACCGCGGTCTGTGCGGCGACCACGGGCGCCGCGATCGTGTTCGCCATCGGCCGCGGACCGGGCGCCGATCTGCTCCGCCGGATCGGCGGGACCCGCCTGGCCGGACTCGCCGAGGGCTTCCGCCGCGACGCCTTCGGTTACATCGTGATCCTGCGACTGCTGCCCCTGTTCCCGTTCTGGGTGACCAACATCGCGCCGGCCGCGTTCGGCGTGAAGATGCGCGTGTTCGTCCTCGCGACCTTCCTCGGTCTCCTGCCGGGCGCCCTCGTCTACGCGACCACGGGTGCCGGGATCGAGGACGTGGTTGCCGCTCACGAGACCGCCAAGGCGGCGTGCCTCGCGGCGGGCGAGGGCGGCTGCGACAATGCCCTGGCGCTGCGGGCGCTCGTCACGCCGAAAATGGTGGCGGGGCTTGCCCTGCTCGCGATCTTCGCCCTGGCGAGCCTGCTGGTGAGCCGGCGCGCCCGACGCTGTTGA
- a CDS encoding class I SAM-dependent methyltransferase, translating into MLSEPQMAGPSTALMRKAYARWAPVYDVVYDKLTEPAARAAVEAAAEHGPRILEAGVGTGLALGYYPKASFVCGVDLSEDMLKRARAKVRRRNLSHVKGLQVMDVCHLGYADASFDAVVAQFLITLVPDPEAALSEFLRVVRPGGGIVLANHFGQSDGPVARVEEIVAPLCTKIGWSSDFKATRIEAWARRNGVEVIGLKPTFPGGFFKILRMRKPG; encoded by the coding sequence ATGCTGAGCGAGCCGCAGATGGCCGGGCCGAGCACGGCCCTGATGCGCAAGGCCTATGCCCGCTGGGCGCCAGTCTACGACGTGGTCTACGACAAGCTCACGGAGCCGGCGGCCCGCGCTGCCGTCGAGGCCGCCGCCGAGCACGGGCCGCGCATCCTGGAGGCCGGCGTCGGCACCGGGTTGGCGTTGGGCTACTATCCGAAGGCGAGCTTCGTCTGCGGCGTCGACCTGTCCGAGGACATGCTCAAGCGCGCCCGCGCCAAGGTCCGGCGCCGGAATCTGTCGCACGTGAAGGGCCTCCAGGTGATGGATGTCTGCCACCTGGGCTATGCCGATGCGAGCTTCGACGCCGTGGTGGCGCAGTTCCTGATCACCCTGGTGCCCGATCCCGAGGCCGCGCTGTCGGAGTTCCTGCGCGTGGTGCGGCCGGGCGGCGGCATCGTGCTGGCCAACCATTTCGGCCAGAGCGACGGCCCCGTCGCCCGCGTCGAGGAGATCGTGGCACCGCTCTGCACCAAGATCGGCTGGTCCTCGGACTTCAAGGCTACCCGGATCGAGGCCTGGGCCCGGCGCAACGGCGTCGAGGTGATCGGTCTGAAGCCGACCTTCCCGGGCGGGTTCTTCAAGATCCTGCGGATGCGCAAGCCCGGGTGA